The Pseudomonadota bacterium DNA window GACTTTGGATACGTTCCTGCCGTTAACCTCGCCCACCTCTATTACAAGTCAGGCGATGCCGATCGCGGCGACACCGTATTGGGACACGCGAGGGTCTATATTCAATCACAGCGAGAATCTGACGTTGACACGCCGGGACTCGACTATGTTGAGGCCGGGGCGCACGCCGTAAGCGGAGACACAGAGGAAGCTATAAGGTTTCTTCGCAAGGCCGTTGACGGTGGCTGGAGTAAACACTGGTTCGCCGAGCGCGATCCCAACTTGGTTTCGCTGTACGACGATTCGGAATTCAAGCAAATCCTCGCCGACTTGAAGGCCCGTGTCTCAGAGATGCGCGAGCGGCTGCGGTTGGCCGAGGCCGAGGAAAAACAACGGCTTTTTTCGGCAACTGAAGAATAAACTCCACCGGTAGTACAGCCTCGCAGGGATGCGCGAACGCAGTAAGGTCCTGACCTCGAATTGACCGTAAAATAATGGGTTCCAACGGGGATCACTATGTCCGCTTTGGGTCGTTAGCGGCCCCTCACAACTCTACCTCCCAACGGCCGCTTTGGGTTGCGGTTTCAACCGGTCGATGCAACATCTAATCTCTAACTATAGAGAGGCGGATGTTGTAGATGAAGTACAGACCGTACGATTTACTACAGCGAATCGCAGCCACATGTCACGCTATCCGTCTTCGGTCGGCTCGGTCTCTGCGGCAGGTTCCAGTGCCTCCGTGTCGTCGCCTTGCACCGGTTCTCCATCCTGCCGCGGATCATCAACCTGCTCGGGTTCGGTTTTCGAACCCGCATCATCGGCCTGTCCGCAGGTCCAACCCCATCCCCGGAGTTTGGCGATCAGCTCCTCGGTCTTCCTTTCGCAATAGCCGGTTTCGTTCAGGGCGCGCCAAAGCACCTGCTGTTCGCCTGGCGCCTCGGTATCCTTGTAATAATGCACCTCACAGGGAACGGTCACACCCGCTTCGTAGAAGATTTCGACACGCCTTTGCAGATCTCCATAAGTACATTGGTAGGCTTGGGGGCTTTGTCCGAGGGACAGGCCTGGTAGCATTGCCGCGAACAAGACGGCCAGGATTTTATTGCTCATGTCGGTCACCTGCATCGATTAACAACAGATTCCCAAGTGTATCAAAGTGGATGCCTTTCCGAGGCCTGATTTACGGTCGCATCGTGATTTTGTTTCCCGGACGGTCTGCACTCTTTGCTGGAAATGTCCGGTCGGGGTTGACCTCATCTTAGCCTGAAGGATCGACTTCGGGCTAAGATGAGGCCAGATTCTATTCCATGCGAATCGGAGGCTGTGCCTTTTTGATCTCGGCACGTTTTTCAATGCGACGGGCACCTTTGTTCATCTGGCTGGGGGTTACTCTTCACCTGGTCTTCTTCGTCCTGATGCTGATGGGCGTGGAACCCTTTCTGCACTTCTTTTACCTGTTCGCGTGGTGGACCTTCATTCCGGTCATCGGGGTCATCAATGCCCGGCGCGGCGGCAATTCCCTGATTGTTGGCACGAGCCAGCAACTGGCGTGGGTGACCGGCTTTTCCGTGATCGTGTGGCTGTTCTTCGAAACCTGGAATTTCTGGCTGCACAATTGGTTATACGTTGGCGTGATAGAACTGACCTGGTTGCGCTGGCTGGCTTACGCGGTCTCCTTCGCCACCGTGCTGCCGGCGATCCTCGAGGTGGACACGCTACTCGGCAACCTGGGGCTCGTCCGGCGTGTTTCCGGACCGGTGATCCGGGTTTCCCCGCGGTTGCTGAACGGCTGTGTGATAGCCGGGCTGCTGATGTTGACACTGGTCGTACTGCTGCCGCAGTACTTTTTCCCACTCTTGTGGGTGGGGATCGTTTTCATCCTCGACCCGCTGGTTTACCGGCGCGACCGTGTCGCTTCGCTGCTGGGCCAGGCAGCCAAAGGTTCCTATGCGCGCATGCTGCGGCTCATGCTGGCGGGGCTGCTGTGCGGAGTGTTGTGGGAATTCTGGAACTACTGGTCGGGCGCGAAGTGGATTTACGCGATACCGCTGTTCGATTTCTGGAAAGTGTTCGAGATGCCGTTGGCCGGCTTCCTTGGCTTCATGCCTTTTGCGCTGGAGTGCTATCTCTTCTGGCAGCTTCTGCGTCTCGCCAGGGAGACTCATGCCGCGACGGATTGGCGAATCCTGTCGATCATCGCTGCCCTGGCCGCGATTTACTGCGCGCTCGTTTTCAGCGGTATCGACAACATCACCGTGATCCGGACTTAACCGACTTGTAGCGCTTTTTGCAGGCGCGAAGGCCAGTACACGCGTCGAGTCTGGATCGACCCGGCTATTCGTCAGTTTCCGCTGGCTCCGTGGTTTTTTCTTCGTCGCCTTGCCGCAATAAATTCTCGCGCATTTTTCTGCGTTCCTCGGGATTCATTCCTCGCAAACGCTCGCGCATCTGCTGACGTCGCTCGGGTGTCATTTGCTCCATGCGCTCGCGCTTGGCGCGCTGCCGTTGCTTCACCCGTTCACGTTGCTGTGGCGACATCTGGTCCGTTCGCTGGCGCATCCGTTCATGTTGCCGGCGCATTCGCTCGCGTTTCTCCGGCGCCATCCGTTGCATATGTTGCCTCATCTGCCGACGCTGTTCCGGCGAACTTCTTTGCATTCGGTGTCGTAAAGCGTCCCGTTCCGCAGGTCGCATATTCTTGAATCGCTGTAAATTACGCCGGGCACGCTGCCGCTCAACTGGCGCCATATCTCGCCACTTCCGGAAGCGCTCTTTTGAATTTTCCCGCTGCTCGGGCGTTAACCGGGACCATCGCTTCGACCCGTCGTACAAGCGCCGACGGCGCTCCGACGGCAGCGAATCCCACTCGCCTTCAAAGCGCTGCAACAATTCCTGCTGTTCCGGCGCCAGCTCATCCCAGCGGCGGGGATCGTCCTGATCGGCAAGCGCCGTCTGCGGACAGACCAGGGCCAGCAACGCCGTCAGAAAGAGCCCCTTGCTAAACCCGCCCATTCGCCTGCGCACGTTCATCCATCAATCCCCCCGTCGTCTCACCCGGTTCGCTATCCAGCTCATCGAGCAAGAGCTCTTCTTCAAGTTCGGCCCATTCCAGGAATTCCAGGTCCCGGTAAAACTCGATACTTTCCTCCGCCACCATCAAGTCCATGCTCTCGAGCAATTCCATATCAGGCACTTCCGGCTGCGGCCAACGGTACCAGGCCAGCGCGACGACGACGCTGGCCGCTAACGCTGCTACAGCCAGCCAGGGCCTTTGATTTCCATGGGGCATCTCGAGCATCGCTTTTTCACGGGCCTGCACTAATCGGGACGTTGTTGCTTCGTCCAGCAGCTCGTCCTTGCTACGCAGCGCGGCGCGGGCTTTCTGCACGAATCTGTCTACTTTGTTTTCGGCGTCGTTCACCATGCCTCTCCAAGTTCTTCACGCAGCGTTTTCAGCGCCCGGAAGTAATGCGTTTTAACGCTACCGGCGCTGCAGCCCATCGCGGTCGCCGTCTGCTCGGTACTGAGATCTTCCAGCATGCGCAGCAGGAATGCCTGGCGTTGACGTTCCGGCAACCGCCCTATAGCCGCGTCCAGCATGCCCAGCGCCTCGTCTGCGCCAGCCCGGTTTTCCGGGCCTGGCTCCGCAGGGTCAGGCGCGGCTGCAACGGGATCCAGTCGCTGCGAGTCGTCCGCGCCCGGGTAAAGGCTCATCACCGTCCCCCGCACAGCCTGCCTGCGATACCAGTCCGTGATTCCATTATCGAGAATCCGGTAGAACAGCGGCGGCCATTCGGCCGCTGTTTTGTCCGCATAGGATCTGACCAGTTTCAGCATGGCGTCCTGCACCAGGTCCAGCGCATCGTCCGCATTCCCCGTCGAATAGCGCGCGATCCGGAAAGCCCGGCGCTCTACATCCTGCAAAAAAGACTCCATTCGCCGTCGTTGGTCCAGCTTGCCATCTCCTGAATTTACCGGGCCGGTCCCTGGCCTCCGCCACCATCCGGCAAAAGCCGTCTTTCCATTAACAGTAACGCATCCTAAGTGCTTCGGTTGACAATACGGGAGCCCCATCCAACCATAGGCCTGCGTCTGATACGGTCATACGATAGCAATACCACAAAACAACGTGCCACCTTCCTCCAATCAATCTGTCAAAGCGATGCCGGGTAACAGGCCAGTGATTTTACGAGTTGCCGTTAATGTGCCGCTAAACCGGTACTTCGATTACCTGTGCCCGGAAGGATACCCGCCGGATCGACTGCTGCCCGGCATGCGCCTCAAAGTTCCGTTCGGACGCGGCAAGACCATCGGTGTGCTGCTTGAAACTACTCGCACCAGCGAATTGCCGCTATCGCGTCTGAAACGGGCGATCGCCGTAATCGATGACGAGCCGGTTTTTGACGGGGTGTTGATGAAATTGCTGAGCTGGTCGGCGGACTATTTTCATCACCCGCCCGGGGAAGTCTTCGCGACGGCGCTGCCGGCGCTGTTGCGGGGCAGCCGGCCACTGCCATCGGCGCCCGTACACTGGCGTCCGACCGGCATGGGGCAGGCTGCGGAACCGCTCGCACGTGCGTCGCGCCAGCAGGCCCTGCTGGAACTGCTGCGCGACCACGGATCTTTGTCAGAATCCGAGTTACCGGCACTGTTCAAGGGCTGGCGCCCGAGCATGAGGGCTTTGCACGAAAAGGGGCTCGTGGAGCATCGGGAAATCGAGCACAGCGCGCCCCTTCCTTGCGGGGAACCCGCCGACGATATTTCGCTGACCGGGCCGCAACAAAAAGCGGTCGCTGAGATCGGCGCACACGATGGCCGCTTCGCGACTACCTTGCTTTTTGGCGTCACTGGCAGCGGCAAGACAGAGGTCTATCTGTCGCTGATCCGCCGCCTGTTGGCCAAGGGCCAGCAGGCGATGGTGCTGGTTCCGGAGATCGGCCTGACGCCGCAGCTCATTCAACGCTTTCACGAACGCCTGCCCGGGAAACTCGCGGTGCTGCACTCAGGACTGCCCGATGGCCAGCGACTGGAAGCGTGGCGCATGGCCCGTAGCGGTGAGGCGGCCATCGTCCTCGGCACCCGCTCGGCGGTATTCACGCCGATGTCGCGGCCGGGTTTGATCATCGTCGATGAAGAACACGATAGTTCCTTCAAGCAACAGGACGGCTTTCGCTACTCCGCGCGCGATCTGGCCATCGTCAGGGCCAGGCTGCATGGGATACCCGTCGTGCTGGGATCGGCGACCCCGTCGCTGGAGTCTTTTCACAATGCGCAGACCGGTCGTTACCACCTTTGCGAGTTGCCGGAGCGTCCTGGCAATGTTGCACAACCGGGCATGCGCATCGTCGACCTGGGCGCACATCGCGCCGACCATGGGCTGGCAACACCGAGCCTGATGACGATGCACGCGCATCTCGACCAAGGCGGCCAGGTGCTTTTATTTTTGAACCGGCGGGGCTTTGCACCGGCCTTGTTTTGCACGGAGTGCGGTTGGGTAGCCGGTTGCGGCCGCTGTGACGCGCGTATGACCGTCCACGCCGCAAACGGTCAGTTGCGTTGCCATCATTGCGATCAACGCTGCGCTATTCCGGATCGCTGTCCGCAATGCCGGGAGCAACTGATCCCGGTTGGCCAGGGAACACAGCGAGTCGAGGATTTCCTGCGCAAACAATTCCCGGGTGTCGGCGTTACCCGAATCGATCGCGACAGCACGCGCAGAAAAGGCAGCCTGACGGACAAACTGGATGAAATCAGGTCGGGTCGCTCGCGCATCCTGATTGGCACCCAGATGCTGGCCAAGGGGCATGATTTTCCGGATATCAGCCTGGTCATCATCATGGATGCAGACCAAGGCCTGTTCGGAACCGATTTCCGCTCCAGTGAAAAACTCGCCCAGACCGTGACCCAGGTTGCGGGCCGCGCCGGCAGGGCTCAGCGACCGGGCGAAGTGCTGATTCAGACGCGCTTTGCGGATCATCCATTGTTGATCGACCTGATCCGGGACGGCTATGCGGCTTTTGCCCGCGACGCACTGGCCGAACGGCGCGAGGCCGGTTGGCCCCCCTATTCACACCTGGCCCTGTTGCGCGCCGAGTCACCGAGCCAGGACGATGCGAGAATATTTCTGGAAGCGGCAAGGCGCGAGGCGGAAAAATTCTGCGATGGCGAGACCTGCCTGCTGGGTCCGGCGCCCGCGCCAATGGAGAAAAGGGCGGGCCATTTTCGTGCGCAATTGCTACTACAGGCTAGCAAGCGCAGCAGCCTTCGTAACTTACTGGGGCCATGGATAGCAAAACTGGAAAATCTGCCGCAACGGCGCAAGGTTCGCTGGTCGCTGGATGTCGACCCGGTGGATATGTTCTGAGCGGCCACCGGCCTCCTTTGGTTTATTTTTCCCGGCAAGACGTTAGACTTGCTTCCTGATTGTCAGGACCTCTGGCCCGCCCCGTGAAAAATCGAATTCAGTCTTTGTTTGTACAGGCTTTGCAACAATTGCCTGCGGAAACCCTTGAAAAAACCGGTCAGTTGACAGTCCCGGAGATCGAACGAACCCGCGATCCCGCGCATGGTGATTTTGCCTGTAACCTGGCGATGAAACTGGCCAAGCCTTGCCGGTTGAACCCACGCGACCTTGCGGCGCAATTGATCGCGGCATTGCCGGACTCTCCGCTGATCGACAAGGCCGAAATCGCCGGCCCCGGGTTCATCAATATTTATCTCTCGGCAAACGCTTATCATCAGCAGCTTCGCGACATCGTCGAGTCGGGCGATACCTACGGACGCCAGCCGTCAAGCGGCAAGAAGATCATCGTCGAATTTATTTCCGCGAACCCGACCGGACCGTTGCATGTTGGCCATGGCAGGCACGCAGCATACGGGGCCAGCCTGTCCAATCTGTTGGCGGCCGCCGGCAACGAGGTTTTCCGGGAATATTACGTCAATGATGCCGGCCGGCAGATGGCCATACTTGCCACCAGCGTCTGGCTTCGTTACCTGGAGTCTCATGGTGCGGTTTTTGGGTTTCCGCAAAACGCGTATAAAGGTGACTACATTGCGCGTATCGCCGATGACATGAAGTCAGAGTACGCGGACAAGTTTGTCTTGGATACGGCTGCCTTGTTCGCCGATATGCCCGCGGACGGTCCCGATGGCGACAAGGACCAGTTTATCGATGCGTTGATCGAGCGGGCGCGAGAGAAACTTGGTGAGCAAGGCTTCGGACAGGTACTCGATTTCGGGCTGAAAAAAATACTCGACGATATCCGTGATGACCTGGAGGAATTCGGCGTCCACATCGATCGTTGGTACGCCGAACGTGACCTGCACAGCGGCGGAACGATCGATCAAGCGTTAAAGCTGTTAAAGGCCAACGATCATGTTTACGAAGAAGGCGGTGCGATCTGGTTTCGCGCCACCGACTTTGGCGATGAGAAAGACCGGGTCGTGGTCAGGGAGAATGGCCAGAAAACTTATTTTGCCTCCGATATCGCCTACCATCTGGAAAAACGCCAGCGCGGGTTCGACCTCCTGCTTGACGTACTCGGAGCCGACCATCACGGCTACATCGCCAGGGTCCGTGCGGGATTGGAAGCGATGGGCCAGCCCGGCGAATCGCTGGAGGTCAGGCTGATGCAATTTGTTGCACTTTTCCGGGGGGGCCGGAAAGTGCAAATGTCCACCCGCTCGGGTGAGTTCGTGACCTTGCGTGAGCTGCGCAGGGAAGTCGGTAATGACGCGGCCAGGTTTTTTTATGTTTTGAGGTCGCATGACCAGCATCTGGATTTCGATCTGGAACTGGCCAAATCGCACTCCAGCGACAATCCTGTCTATTACATTCAATACGCCCACGCGAGGATCTGCAGCGTGTTGCAGCAATTGAACGACAAAGGTTTCGACTGGCAGGCAGAGCGGGCCTGGGATCACCTGGAAAGGCTGAACGAGCAGCACGAGAAGGCATTGCTCGTCAGCTTGAGCCGGTATCCCGAAGTCATAGCATTGGCCGCCCAAAACCGCGCGCCGCACACACTGGCGCATTATCTGCGGGACCTGGCCAACGATTTCCATACCTACTATAACGCGCACACTTTCTTGGTCGAAGATCAGGATCTGCGCGACGCGCGTATTGCCTTGATCGTCGCGGTACGGCAGGTTATTGCCAACGGGCTCGCAATACTGGGCGTTTCCGCCCCGGAGAGCATGTAAACAATGACAAGGGACTACAAGCGCCGTCCCAGCCGGCGCAAAAAAAAGAGCGTACAACCGCCTGGGTGGATCTGGATGCTGTTTGGGCTGGGCGTGGGTTTGTCCGTCGCAATATGGGTTTACCTGTACGACCGGCAGGTGAAGCCGCCCACGCCGCAACCGGCGGCGAGCACGCAGCAGGAACCGGCGCCCGCGAAAGCAGGACAGGGATCGAGCAACCAGCCAAAAAGGTTTTCCTTCTACGAAGTGCTGCCAAAGTTTGAAGTCGTCATTCCTGAAACGGAGTCATCGGCACGAGCAGATACGCACCCTGTTCCAATCACCGAGCCAGGTCAATACGTGTTACAGGCCGGTTCATTCAAGAACTTCGCGGATGCCGATCGCATGCAGGCGACACTGGCAATGCTGGGTCTGGAATCCCGCGTGCAGAAAGTCAGTATCGATCACGATACCTGGCACCGAGTTCGTCTCGGGCCATACAGCGACCTCGATATTCTGAACAGGAACCGGGAACTCCTGCGCCGAAACCAGATAGAAGTGATCCGGATTCGTGTTGGCGATTAGGCGGCGATGGCCGGGCAGGCTGCTGGCCTGCGCGGCGCTGCTGTGCACCGCATTGCCGGTCCCGGCCGGCGTTGGTTGTCCCGGCTCGGAATTAAAAGCCGAGCCGCTGCTTGTTATCGCCGTCGGCGATATCATGCTGGGCACCGATTTCCCGCTGAACCACTTGCCGGACGATGACGGCGTTTCTTTCTTCGAGGGGGTCAGCGAAATACTCCAGTCGGGGGATATTACTTTTGGCAATCTCGAGCAGATCCTGATGGATGGCGGAGAGCCGGCAAAAACCTGCACTGATCCGAGCGTTTGCTATTTGTTCCGAAGCCCGGCCCGCTATGCCGCACATTTGCGCAACGCCGGCTTCGATGTCATGAGCCTGGCCAACAACCATGCGCGTGATTTTGGCGAAGAGGGCCGCGATGCAAGTATGGCGGCGCTCGACAAGGCGGGGATTCTTCACTCGGGGCGCGAGGACAGTTTTGCCAGCTGGCAGGTCAACGGTCGAAAAATCGCGCTGATGGCATTTGCCCCGTTCAAGGGCTCAAGCTCGCCGCTGGGGCCCGACATAGAGCGGGCCAGAATGAACGTTTCCTCATTGGTCCAAAACCATGACATCGTCATCATCTCCCTGCATGGCGGCGGCGAAGGCGTGGACGCCAACCGGGTTCCCTTTATGGAAGAGTATTACCGTGGCGAGTTGCGCGGCGATGTGGCGGCCTTTTCACGGGCAATGATCGATATCGGCGCTGATCTTGTCCTTGGCCACGGTCCGCACGTGCCCAGGGGAATGGAAATTTACAAAGGCAGACTGATTGCCTATAGCCTTGGCAATTTTGCGACTTACTACGGTATCAGCGTCGCGGGTATGAAAGGAGTTGCGCCGATACTGATAGCCAGGCTCAGCCCCGATGGCAACCTGCTCGAAGGCCAGATTATCTCCGCGGTTCAACGACGCCCCGGCGGGCCGTATCCCGACAACAGAATGCGGGCGTTTCGGGAAATCATGAGACTGAGCAAACTGGATTTTCCGGATGGCGGCATAGAATTCCACGAAGACGGCAGCTTCACGCCGCAAAAGACCAACGACTAGTCGTCGCGGCCTTTACTGAACTCCACGCCAAGCGTGCGCAATTTGCGATATAAATGGGTCCTTTCCATGCCAACCCGTTTGGCCAGCAATCCGACCTTGCCACCGCAGAGTATCAGTTGCTGTTGCAAGTAGGCTTTCTCAAACTGCTCGCGCGCCTCACGCAACGGCAAGGCAAGGAGATCCTGCTTGACCAGCGGTTCGTTGCTGGCCGGTTGCGCGGCAATGTCATTTTCTATTTCCTCAAGACTGATTTCTTCCTCCTTGCTCATGATCAGGTGTCGCTGCACCAGGTTGCGCAGCTCCCTGACATTGCCCAGCCACGGGTAGTTGCGTAGCCGGTTCTGCGCCGCGACGCCAAATCGCCGGTATGGCAACCCCTCGCTATTGACCAGCTTATCGACGTAGTAGCGCAGCAGATCCGGCACGTCCTCGGCATATTCTCGCAGTGGCGGTACATGCAACTGGACGACGTTGAGCAGAGCAAGCAAATCGGTTCTGACCGGCCCGTTTTTTGATAAGTCAAGATTGGAATCGGCGGAACTCAACAAGCGTAACGACAACGAGATGTCGGTGTCGTTGCCGATGCGCTGAAAACTGCCCTGCT harbors:
- a CDS encoding DUF3106 domain-containing protein — translated: MNVRRRMGGFSKGLFLTALLALVCPQTALADQDDPRRWDELAPEQQELLQRFEGEWDSLPSERRRRLYDGSKRWSRLTPEQRENSKERFRKWRDMAPVERQRARRNLQRFKNMRPAERDALRHRMQRSSPEQRRQMRQHMQRMAPEKRERMRRQHERMRQRTDQMSPQQRERVKQRQRAKRERMEQMTPERRQQMRERLRGMNPEERRKMRENLLRQGDEEKTTEPAETDE
- a CDS encoding SPOR domain-containing protein → MTRDYKRRPSRRKKKSVQPPGWIWMLFGLGVGLSVAIWVYLYDRQVKPPTPQPAASTQQEPAPAKAGQGSSNQPKRFSFYEVLPKFEVVIPETESSARADTHPVPITEPGQYVLQAGSFKNFADADRMQATLAMLGLESRVQKVSIDHDTWHRVRLGPYSDLDILNRNRELLRRNQIEVIRIRVGD
- a CDS encoding primosomal protein N', with translation MPGNRPVILRVAVNVPLNRYFDYLCPEGYPPDRLLPGMRLKVPFGRGKTIGVLLETTRTSELPLSRLKRAIAVIDDEPVFDGVLMKLLSWSADYFHHPPGEVFATALPALLRGSRPLPSAPVHWRPTGMGQAAEPLARASRQQALLELLRDHGSLSESELPALFKGWRPSMRALHEKGLVEHREIEHSAPLPCGEPADDISLTGPQQKAVAEIGAHDGRFATTLLFGVTGSGKTEVYLSLIRRLLAKGQQAMVLVPEIGLTPQLIQRFHERLPGKLAVLHSGLPDGQRLEAWRMARSGEAAIVLGTRSAVFTPMSRPGLIIVDEEHDSSFKQQDGFRYSARDLAIVRARLHGIPVVLGSATPSLESFHNAQTGRYHLCELPERPGNVAQPGMRIVDLGAHRADHGLATPSLMTMHAHLDQGGQVLLFLNRRGFAPALFCTECGWVAGCGRCDARMTVHAANGQLRCHHCDQRCAIPDRCPQCREQLIPVGQGTQRVEDFLRKQFPGVGVTRIDRDSTRRKGSLTDKLDEIRSGRSRILIGTQMLAKGHDFPDISLVIIMDADQGLFGTDFRSSEKLAQTVTQVAGRAGRAQRPGEVLIQTRFADHPLLIDLIRDGYAAFARDALAERREAGWPPYSHLALLRAESPSQDDARIFLEAARREAEKFCDGETCLLGPAPAPMEKRAGHFRAQLLLQASKRSSLRNLLGPWIAKLENLPQRRKVRWSLDVDPVDMF
- a CDS encoding CapA family protein, translated to MLAIRRRWPGRLLACAALLCTALPVPAGVGCPGSELKAEPLLVIAVGDIMLGTDFPLNHLPDDDGVSFFEGVSEILQSGDITFGNLEQILMDGGEPAKTCTDPSVCYLFRSPARYAAHLRNAGFDVMSLANNHARDFGEEGRDASMAALDKAGILHSGREDSFASWQVNGRKIALMAFAPFKGSSSPLGPDIERARMNVSSLVQNHDIVIISLHGGGEGVDANRVPFMEEYYRGELRGDVAAFSRAMIDIGADLVLGHGPHVPRGMEIYKGRLIAYSLGNFATYYGISVAGMKGVAPILIARLSPDGNLLEGQIISAVQRRPGGPYPDNRMRAFREIMRLSKLDFPDGGIEFHEDGSFTPQKTND
- a CDS encoding RNA polymerase sigma factor, whose product is MESFLQDVERRAFRIARYSTGNADDALDLVQDAMLKLVRSYADKTAAEWPPLFYRILDNGITDWYRRQAVRGTVMSLYPGADDSQRLDPVAAAPDPAEPGPENRAGADEALGMLDAAIGRLPERQRQAFLLRMLEDLSTEQTATAMGCSAGSVKTHYFRALKTLREELGEAW
- a CDS encoding arginine--tRNA ligase; translated protein: MKNRIQSLFVQALQQLPAETLEKTGQLTVPEIERTRDPAHGDFACNLAMKLAKPCRLNPRDLAAQLIAALPDSPLIDKAEIAGPGFINIYLSANAYHQQLRDIVESGDTYGRQPSSGKKIIVEFISANPTGPLHVGHGRHAAYGASLSNLLAAAGNEVFREYYVNDAGRQMAILATSVWLRYLESHGAVFGFPQNAYKGDYIARIADDMKSEYADKFVLDTAALFADMPADGPDGDKDQFIDALIERAREKLGEQGFGQVLDFGLKKILDDIRDDLEEFGVHIDRWYAERDLHSGGTIDQALKLLKANDHVYEEGGAIWFRATDFGDEKDRVVVRENGQKTYFASDIAYHLEKRQRGFDLLLDVLGADHHGYIARVRAGLEAMGQPGESLEVRLMQFVALFRGGRKVQMSTRSGEFVTLRELRREVGNDAARFFYVLRSHDQHLDFDLELAKSHSSDNPVYYIQYAHARICSVLQQLNDKGFDWQAERAWDHLERLNEQHEKALLVSLSRYPEVIALAAQNRAPHTLAHYLRDLANDFHTYYNAHTFLVEDQDLRDARIALIVAVRQVIANGLAILGVSAPESM